The Oncorhynchus gorbuscha isolate QuinsamMale2020 ecotype Even-year linkage group LG04, OgorEven_v1.0, whole genome shotgun sequence genome includes the window catacactcaattagtatttggtagcattgcctttaaattgtttaacttgggtcaaacgttttgggtagccttccacaagcttcccacaataaattgggtgaattttgtcccattcctcctgacagagctggtgtaactgaatcaggtttgtaggcctccttgctcgtacgcgctttttcagttctgcccacaaatgttctataggattgaggtcagggcattgtcatggccactccaatacattgactttgttgtcatttagccattttgccacaactttggaagcatgcttgggtcaatgtccatttggaagacccatttgcgaccaagctttaacttcctgactgatgtcttgagatgttgcttcaatatatccacataatttcccttccttatgaaaccatctattttgtgaagtgcaccagtccctcctgcagcaaagcacccccacaacatgatgctgccacccccgtgtttcatggttgggatggtgttcttcggcttgcaaacttccccctttttcctccaaacataactatagtcattatggccaaacagttctatttttgtttcatcagaccagaggacatttctccaaaaagtacgatctttgtccccatgtgtagttgcaaaccatagtctggctttttctatggcggttttggagaagtggcttcttccttgctgagcggcttttcaggttatgtcatttactgtggatatggatacttttgtacccgtttcctccagcatcttcacaaggtcctttgctgttgttctgggattgatttgcacttttcgcaccaaagtacgttcatctctaggagatagaacacgtctccttcctgagcagtgtgACGGCTAcatggtcccatgatgtttatacttgcatactattgtttgtacaaatgaatgtggtaccttcaggcgtttggaaatatctcccaacgatgaaccagacttgtggaggtcaacaatgttttttctgaagtcttggctgatttctttagattttcccatgatgtcaagcaaaagaggcactgagtttgaaggtaggcattgaaatacatccacagatacacctccaattggctgaaattatgtaaattagcctatcagaagcttctaaagccatgacataattttctggaatttttccaactgtttaaagacacagtcaacttagtgtatgtaaacttctgacccactaattgtgatacagtgaaataatctttctgtaaacaattgttggaaaaatgacttaagtaaatgtcctaactgacttgccaaaactatagtttgttaacaagaaatgtgtggagtggttgaaaaatgagttttaatgactccaacataagtgtatgtaaacttccgacttcgacTGCATCTACAAAAATGTAGACAAAGTGCATACAGagccccatatttgtttttcaaAATACATGAATCAAGTATTTTCATTAAATAATATGGCTAAaagtaaagtttaaaaaaattataatgaAATAAATACTACAATTGATTTCAATCCGGTTCTTCTTGGGCCTGTATGTTTGGAGTGGTGTATAATGTCATGTGCCAAAAATGAATTATGAGATTGGAGACACCGTGTAAATGTAGAAGCTTCTTAGTATAGATTGCACCATCAGTTGCTCATCTCTTATTGAAACTGGGGctttggattgagatctgggaaAGTTTCCCAAAGGCATCCATAGTGTCTATGTCCAGGCCTGACTGAGGGCCTTGCTCGGGGTGGGTTGACAACCCCAAATCTGTTGTTATATCCAGGGGCAGGGTGCTCACCCTTGGTAGAAACTGGGACAGTGCAGGAATGCCTCTGTCTCGCCCCTGGAGCCTCTGCCTGCTGCCACCCAGGCTCACCAGGGTCCCATGCTTGTCAGAGACATAAATATTGTAGCCGTCTGGGAGGATGTTTTCCTTGAAGGAGCAGTCATCTTTCATATAGGTTTTctttggggagaggagggagaaaataAGGTTTAGTGAATATGGAGTGACACACATAGGCTATTTGTCAGATCCTCTTCATCAAAGTGTGTCATCCTGACTGACTCCTGCCAGAAGTTCTTCGAGAGCTATTTGCATAGGGTACACAGAGTCACTAGAGGCCAAGGCTGTTATTCCTGTTCCTTTCCAATGAGGTTTTAACTATACCCTAACAGTGGACAAAGGTTGCTGCAGTGACATATAACCTATAGTAAACCTATATATTTCTCAGTGTTTGACAAATGTATTTTAAATCTGGTATGGAAATGTAATGTAACATTATATGCATCTCCAAACTATGAATTGCAGTTATTCACAAATCGGAGCTGCATCTGAAATTGTTCAATCAATGTGAACGTGAAAATAAATGTTACAATCAAAAAAAGTCAAATGTGACTTACCGATGCGTACAGTCTTCCATTCCCTTCCATGCAGAGATACTGCGAGGCTGCTACTCCTTTGATTGCGACACAGCCCGTGTCTACAGGTCGGATTTCCACCAAACCTGTATCAACACAACAGGTCATTCAGTTGACTTTAAATGAAAAAGTATTAAATATTtccaaataataataaaacagTAACAGAAATACATAAAGTCATACCAACACGTGATAAGACCAAACATAAAACACGGGTTTATATTGTACCTAATCTGAATAATATCTCAAATTTGGGATGAAATTGGAAAAGTTCAGTATTTGGACATGAGCTGACACCTCTCCTTATTTTGGATGTTATGAAGGAGATGGCTGAGAACCAGGTGGATATTGTGGTGGCTTTAGCTCTGTTGATTCTAGCGGTGGATCCCTACAGGAGATAACAAGTTGTAGATCCAAAGAGTGTTCAAGTGAGCCTCCTGATCAAACCATGCTTTCAAAATTGCCTTTTTATTTGCTGCAGTAAGCCAGTTAAAAGTGGATATTACTCTTTGGAGTTTAGACAGGTTTACACAATTTCTAAATGAATTTGATTGACTATTAAGGCATATATATATCTGATGTATGTACAATTTATGAACAACATAATAGAGTTACCATTTTAAAATCCACAAATTTCAAATTCATACTCACACGTTTTCAAGTTACTTTCTCAAATGATGCCAATACAATCCTCAACCAAAAGCTCACCACCTCTTTCATCAAAACAACCTATCCAGACTATGAGTTCTGGTTATGCAGTCTCCAATACATATTGTGAATGACCTTGCCAGGGATATTCAAATATGGCAAAGTTAATAGGGTCTCCATGTCTCAACAAAATGCTACCTTTTCACCGCAGCTCTATTCATAGTGGTAGCCTACTTACTGTAAGAGCTCTGCTCAGGAGATCCGTGCACATTGCCATTCTCGTTGATTAGCAAATGCAATCCGTGTTTGGCCGCATACAGATGTCTGAGCCGGACCGTCTGTCCCCATCCGTTGGCTATATGAGGCCCGGAGTCTGACAGTGGCAGACAAACAACTCCAACAGCGAAAAACACGCTGACCATGCATACTGCAGTAACTGCAAGTGTCATTTTGCTCTTG containing:
- the fgf19 gene encoding fibroblast growth factor 19; translated protein: MTLAVTAVCMVSVFFAVGVVCLPLSDSGPHIANGWGQTVRLRHLYAAKHGLHLLINENGNVHGSPEQSSYSLVEIRPVDTGCVAIKGVAASQYLCMEGNGRLYASKTYMKDDCSFKENILPDGYNIYVSDKHGTLVSLGGSRQRLQGRDRGIPALSQFLPRVSTLPLDITTDLGLSTHPEQGPQSGLDIDTMDAFGKLSQISIQSPSFNKR